The following coding sequences lie in one Arthrobacter sp. PGP41 genomic window:
- the rplC gene encoding 50S ribosomal protein L3: MTATRNVKGLLGTKLGMTQVWDENNKLIPVTVVQADSNVITQLRNAEADGYVAVQIGYGQIDPRKVTKPLAGHFEKAGVTPRRHVVELRTADAAEYELGQELSVEVFEAGQKIDVIGTTKGKGFAGVMKRHGFHGVGASHGAHKNHRKPGSIGGASTPSRVFKGMKMAGRMGAVRHTTLNLTVHAVDVEKSLLLIKGAVPGARGQVVLVRTAVKGA, translated from the coding sequence ATGACCGCAACCCGTAACGTAAAGGGCCTGCTGGGCACGAAGCTCGGCATGACCCAGGTCTGGGACGAGAACAACAAGCTCATCCCCGTCACTGTGGTCCAGGCAGATTCGAACGTCATCACCCAGCTGCGCAACGCAGAAGCTGATGGCTACGTCGCCGTTCAGATCGGCTACGGCCAGATCGATCCCCGCAAGGTCACCAAGCCGCTGGCTGGTCACTTTGAAAAGGCAGGCGTCACGCCTCGCCGCCACGTCGTCGAACTCCGTACCGCAGATGCTGCAGAGTACGAGCTGGGCCAGGAGCTCTCCGTAGAGGTCTTCGAAGCCGGCCAGAAGATCGACGTCATCGGCACCACCAAGGGTAAGGGCTTCGCCGGTGTTATGAAGCGTCACGGCTTCCACGGCGTTGGAGCTTCCCACGGTGCCCACAAGAACCACCGTAAGCCCGGTTCAATCGGTGGCGCATCCACCCCGAGCCGCGTCTTCAAGGGCATGAAAATGGCCGGCCGCATGGGCGCCGTTCGTCACACCACGCTGAACCTCACGGTTCACGCGGTTGACGTCGAGAAGTCGCTGCTCCTTATCAAGGGTGCCGTTCCCGGCGCCCGCGGCCAGGTCGTCCTCGTACGCACCGCCGTGAAGGGAGCCTAG
- the rpsJ gene encoding 30S ribosomal protein S10, with amino-acid sequence MAGQKIRIRLKSYDHEVIDVSARKIVETVTRAGATVVGPVPLPTEKNVYCVIRSPHKYKDSREHFEMRTHKRLIDIIDPTPKAVDSLMRLDLPADVNIEIKL; translated from the coding sequence ATGGCGGGACAAAAAATCCGCATCCGGCTGAAGTCATACGACCACGAGGTCATTGACGTTTCAGCACGGAAGATCGTTGAGACGGTCACGCGCGCAGGCGCAACGGTAGTGGGCCCCGTGCCGCTGCCTACGGAGAAGAACGTGTACTGCGTGATCCGCTCTCCGCACAAGTACAAGGACAGCCGCGAGCACTTCGAAATGCGCACGCACAAGCGTCTTATCGACATCATCGATCCCACGCCGAAGGCTGTTGACTCGCTCATGCGTCTCGACCTGCCGGCTGACGTGAACATCGAAATCAAGCTGTAG
- a CDS encoding GH1 family beta-glucosidase, with amino-acid sequence MTLERTESATELASRMPPSFTLGVAAAAFQIEGALADGGRGPSGWDAFAEKPGAIVDGHSPAVACDHYNRLPEDVALLQDLGVDSYRFSLSWPRIQPEGRGGFNKEGLDFYDRLLDHLLAAGISPMATLYHWDTPLPLEHGGGWMNRETAERFGEYASAAGERFGDRVAQWVTLNEPVSVTLNGYALGVHAPGHALMFDALPSIHHQLLAHGLGAQALRAAGVTGGIGVTNLHAPVRPASGKIGDRLVAHLYDLLMNRIYADPVLLGRYPKLPLYAKPWLRSIGRISDADLRTIHQPLDFYGLNYYFPVKVALGRGTASIPADVHKAVARLPFHEVGYPEYDSTGFGWPVAPDHLGVLLKELHDRYGEVLPPVFITEGGASFPEPETVSGTLQDEARVRYLATHLGAALDATAPDGIASGVDLRGYYVWTLMDNFEWAAGYSQRFGLVHVDFDTLARTPKQSFYWYQALSRARKARRT; translated from the coding sequence ATGACCCTCGAACGCACTGAATCGGCGACGGAACTCGCCAGCCGCATGCCGCCGTCGTTCACTTTGGGGGTGGCCGCCGCCGCCTTCCAGATTGAAGGAGCATTGGCCGACGGCGGGCGCGGGCCCTCCGGCTGGGACGCCTTCGCCGAAAAGCCCGGCGCCATCGTGGACGGCCACTCCCCCGCCGTGGCGTGCGACCATTACAACAGGTTGCCGGAGGACGTGGCCCTGCTGCAGGATCTTGGGGTGGATTCCTACCGCTTTTCACTGTCCTGGCCGAGGATCCAACCCGAAGGGCGCGGCGGTTTCAACAAAGAAGGCCTGGACTTCTACGACCGGCTCCTGGATCACCTGCTCGCGGCCGGGATCAGCCCCATGGCCACGCTCTACCACTGGGATACCCCGCTGCCGCTGGAACACGGCGGCGGCTGGATGAACCGGGAGACAGCCGAGCGCTTCGGCGAATATGCCAGTGCCGCGGGCGAACGGTTCGGGGACCGGGTGGCGCAGTGGGTCACCTTGAACGAGCCCGTCTCGGTGACCCTGAACGGTTATGCCCTGGGCGTCCATGCCCCCGGCCATGCGCTGATGTTCGATGCCCTCCCGTCCATCCACCACCAACTGCTGGCCCACGGCCTCGGTGCCCAGGCCCTGCGGGCGGCCGGCGTAACCGGAGGCATCGGGGTGACCAACCTGCACGCCCCTGTGCGGCCCGCCAGCGGCAAGATAGGTGACCGGCTCGTGGCCCACCTCTATGACCTGCTGATGAACAGGATCTACGCAGATCCCGTGCTGCTGGGCCGCTACCCGAAGCTTCCCCTGTATGCCAAGCCGTGGCTGCGCTCTATCGGAAGGATCTCCGATGCCGATCTGCGCACCATCCACCAGCCACTGGACTTCTACGGCCTGAACTACTATTTCCCCGTGAAGGTTGCGTTGGGACGCGGCACGGCATCAATCCCGGCAGACGTCCACAAAGCGGTGGCCAGGCTCCCCTTCCACGAGGTGGGCTACCCGGAATACGACAGCACCGGATTTGGTTGGCCTGTGGCCCCGGATCACCTGGGTGTCCTGCTGAAGGAGCTCCACGACCGGTACGGCGAAGTTTTGCCGCCGGTGTTCATCACCGAGGGCGGCGCAAGCTTCCCGGAGCCCGAGACGGTGTCAGGAACGTTGCAGGACGAGGCGCGGGTGCGCTATTTGGCCACGCATCTCGGGGCGGCCCTTGATGCCACGGCGCCGGACGGGATCGCCTCCGGCGTGGACCTCCGCGGCTACTACGTGTGGACCCTCATGGACAACTTCGAGTGGGCGGCCGGATATTCACAACGCTTCGGACTGGTCCATGTGGACTTTGACACCCTGGCGCGCACGCCGAAACAGTCCTTCTACTGGTACCAGGCACTCAGCCGTGCGAGGAAGGCGCGCAGGACCTAG
- the tuf gene encoding elongation factor Tu, which translates to MAKAKFERTKPHVNIGTIGHVDHGKTTLTAAISKVLYDKYPDLNEKRDFASIDSAPEERQRGITINISHVEYQTEKRHYAHVDAPGHADYIKNMITGAAQMDGAILVVAATDGPMAQTREHVLLARQVGVPYLLVALNKADMVDDEELLDLVEMEVRELLSSQGFDGDEAPVVRVSGLKALEGDPEWVKSVEDLMAAVDESVPDPIRDRDKPFLMPIEDVFTITGRGTVVTGRAERGTLAINSEVEIVGIRPVQKTTVTGIEMFHKQLDEAWAGENCGLLLRGLKRDDVERGQVVVKPGSITPHTDFEANVYILSKDEGGRHNPFYSNYRPQFYFRTTDVTGVITLPEGTEMVMPGDNTEMTVALIQPIAMEEGLGFAIREGGRTVGSGRVTKIIK; encoded by the coding sequence GTGGCAAAGGCAAAGTTCGAGCGGACTAAGCCGCACGTTAACATCGGCACCATTGGTCACGTTGACCACGGTAAGACGACGTTGACGGCCGCCATTTCCAAGGTGCTGTACGACAAGTACCCGGATCTCAACGAGAAGCGCGACTTCGCGTCGATCGACTCTGCTCCCGAAGAGCGTCAGCGTGGTATTACCATCAACATCTCCCACGTGGAGTACCAGACCGAGAAGCGCCACTACGCACACGTAGACGCTCCCGGTCACGCTGACTACATCAAGAACATGATCACCGGTGCTGCCCAGATGGACGGCGCAATCCTCGTGGTTGCTGCTACCGATGGCCCCATGGCACAGACCCGCGAGCACGTTCTGCTCGCCCGCCAGGTTGGTGTTCCCTACCTGCTGGTCGCCCTGAACAAGGCCGACATGGTTGACGATGAGGAACTGCTGGACCTCGTTGAAATGGAAGTTCGTGAGCTCCTCAGCTCGCAGGGCTTCGATGGCGACGAAGCACCGGTTGTGCGCGTTTCCGGCCTCAAGGCCCTCGAAGGCGACCCCGAGTGGGTCAAGTCCGTTGAGGACCTGATGGCTGCTGTGGACGAGTCCGTTCCGGACCCCATCCGCGACCGCGACAAGCCCTTCCTGATGCCGATCGAGGACGTCTTCACCATCACCGGCCGTGGCACCGTTGTTACGGGCCGCGCCGAGCGTGGAACCCTCGCCATCAACTCTGAGGTCGAGATCGTCGGCATCCGCCCGGTCCAGAAGACCACGGTTACCGGTATCGAGATGTTCCACAAGCAGCTCGACGAAGCATGGGCCGGCGAGAACTGTGGCCTCCTGCTCCGCGGTCTGAAGCGCGACGATGTCGAGCGTGGCCAGGTTGTTGTCAAGCCGGGTTCCATCACCCCGCACACCGACTTCGAGGCTAACGTCTACATCCTCTCCAAGGACGAAGGCGGACGTCACAACCCGTTCTACTCCAACTACCGCCCGCAGTTCTACTTCCGTACCACGGACGTAACCGGCGTTATCACCCTGCCCGAGGGCACGGAAATGGTTATGCCTGGCGACAACACTGAGATGACCGTTGCGCTCATCCAGCCGATCGCAATGGAAGAGGGCCTCGGCTTCGCAATCCGCGAAGGCGGCCGCACCGTTGGTTCAGGACGCGTTACCAAGATCATCAAGTAA
- the fusA gene encoding elongation factor G, with protein sequence MAQDVLTDLSKVRNIGIMAHIDAGKTTTTERILFYTGVNHKIGETHDGASTTDWMEQEKERGITITSAAVTCFWENNQINIIDTPGHVDFTVEVERSLRVLDGAVAVFDGKEGVEPQSETVWRQADKYNVPRICFVNKMDKLGADFYFTVDTIISRLGAKPLVMQLPIGAENDFIGVVDLLYMRALVWPGDAKGDVTMGAKYEIREIPADLQAKAEEYRANLVETVAESSEELMEKYLEGEEISIDELKAGIRKMTINSELYPIFCGSAFKNRGVQPMLDAVVDYLPNPLDVPPMIGHDPRDEEKELTRKPSSEEPFSALAFKIAAHPFFGQLTFIRVYSGHVEAGAQVVNSTKGKKERIGKLFQMHANKEMPVEGATAGHIYAAIGLKDTTTGDTLCDSANQIVLESMSFPEPVISVAIEPNTKGDQEKLSTAIQKLSAEDPTFQVSLNEDTGQTIIAGMGELHLDILVDRMRREFKVEANVGKPQVAYRETIKRAVERHDYTHKKQTGGSGQFAKIQIAIEPLDTAEGELYEFENKVTGGRVPREYIPSVDAGIQDALNDGVLAGYPVVGIKATLVDGAYHDVDSSEMAFKIAGRMAFKEAARKANPVLLEPLMDVEVRTPEEYMGEVIGDLNSRRGQMQSMEDAQGVKVIRAHVPLSGMFGYIGDLRSKTQGRAVYSMTFNSYAEVPKAVADEIIQKSRGE encoded by the coding sequence GTGGCACAGGACGTGCTTACCGACCTTAGTAAGGTCCGCAACATCGGCATCATGGCCCACATTGATGCCGGCAAGACCACCACCACCGAGCGCATCCTGTTCTACACGGGTGTGAACCACAAGATCGGCGAAACGCACGACGGCGCTTCGACCACTGACTGGATGGAACAGGAAAAGGAACGCGGCATCACCATCACGTCTGCCGCCGTGACCTGCTTCTGGGAGAACAACCAGATCAACATCATCGACACCCCCGGCCACGTTGACTTCACCGTTGAGGTTGAGCGCTCCCTGCGCGTCCTCGACGGTGCCGTTGCCGTTTTCGATGGCAAGGAAGGCGTTGAGCCGCAGTCTGAGACCGTTTGGCGCCAGGCTGACAAGTACAACGTTCCGCGCATCTGCTTCGTCAACAAGATGGACAAACTCGGTGCCGACTTCTACTTCACCGTAGACACCATCATCAGCCGCCTCGGCGCCAAGCCGCTGGTCATGCAGCTGCCGATCGGTGCAGAGAACGACTTCATCGGTGTTGTGGACCTGCTCTACATGCGCGCCCTCGTGTGGCCCGGCGACGCCAAGGGCGACGTGACCATGGGTGCCAAGTACGAGATCCGCGAGATCCCGGCCGACCTCCAGGCAAAGGCTGAGGAGTACCGCGCGAACCTCGTTGAGACCGTCGCCGAGTCCTCCGAAGAACTCATGGAGAAGTACCTTGAGGGCGAAGAGATCTCGATCGACGAGCTCAAGGCCGGCATCCGCAAGATGACGATCAACTCCGAGCTGTACCCGATCTTCTGCGGTTCCGCATTCAAGAACCGTGGCGTCCAGCCCATGCTCGATGCAGTTGTGGACTACCTGCCGAACCCGCTTGACGTCCCGCCGATGATCGGCCACGATCCTCGCGACGAAGAGAAGGAACTGACCCGCAAGCCGTCCTCCGAAGAGCCGTTCTCCGCACTGGCCTTCAAGATTGCTGCGCACCCGTTCTTCGGCCAGCTGACCTTCATCCGCGTGTACTCAGGTCACGTGGAGGCAGGCGCGCAGGTGGTCAACTCCACCAAGGGCAAGAAGGAGCGCATCGGCAAGCTGTTCCAGATGCACGCCAACAAGGAAATGCCCGTTGAGGGCGCTACCGCGGGCCACATCTACGCAGCCATCGGCCTGAAGGACACCACCACGGGCGACACCCTGTGTGATTCCGCGAACCAGATCGTCCTCGAGTCCATGAGCTTCCCGGAGCCCGTGATCTCGGTTGCCATCGAGCCGAACACCAAGGGTGACCAGGAGAAGCTCTCCACGGCCATCCAGAAGCTCTCCGCTGAGGACCCCACCTTCCAGGTGTCCCTCAACGAAGACACCGGCCAGACCATCATCGCCGGCATGGGCGAGCTCCACCTGGACATCCTGGTGGACCGCATGCGCCGCGAGTTCAAGGTCGAGGCCAACGTGGGCAAGCCGCAGGTCGCCTACCGCGAAACCATCAAGCGTGCTGTGGAGCGTCACGACTACACGCACAAGAAGCAGACCGGTGGTTCGGGCCAGTTCGCAAAGATCCAGATTGCGATCGAGCCGCTGGACACTGCCGAGGGCGAGCTGTACGAGTTCGAGAACAAGGTCACCGGTGGCCGCGTTCCCCGCGAGTACATCCCGTCGGTTGACGCTGGTATCCAGGATGCGCTGAACGACGGTGTCCTGGCCGGCTACCCGGTTGTTGGCATCAAGGCAACGCTGGTTGACGGCGCATACCACGATGTCGACTCCTCGGAAATGGCGTTCAAGATCGCCGGCCGTATGGCTTTCAAGGAAGCCGCACGCAAGGCGAACCCTGTTCTGCTCGAACCGCTGATGGATGTCGAGGTCCGCACCCCTGAGGAATACATGGGTGAAGTTATTGGTGACCTCAACTCCCGCCGTGGCCAGATGCAGTCCATGGAAGATGCACAGGGCGTCAAGGTCATCCGTGCACACGTCCCGCTGTCCGGCATGTTCGGCTACATCGGTGACCTGCGCTCCAAGACCCAGGGCCGTGCTGTGTACTCCATGACGTTCAACAGCTACGCCGAGGTCCCGAAGGCTGTTGCCGACGAGATCATCCAGAAGAGCCGTGGCGAATAG
- the rpsG gene encoding 30S ribosomal protein S7, which yields MPRKGPAPKRPLVLDPVYGSPLVTQLINKVLVDGKKSTAERIVYGALEGARAKSGGDPVAALKKAMDNVKPSLEVRSRRVGGATYQVPVEVKPGRSTALALRWLVGYSKARREKTMTERLQNEILDASNGLGAAVKRREDTHKMAESNKAFAHYRW from the coding sequence ATGCCTCGCAAGGGTCCGGCCCCCAAGCGGCCGCTCGTACTAGATCCCGTTTACGGTTCCCCGCTGGTCACCCAGCTCATCAACAAGGTGCTCGTTGACGGCAAGAAGTCCACTGCAGAGCGCATCGTCTACGGTGCCCTCGAAGGCGCCCGTGCCAAGTCCGGCGGCGACCCCGTAGCAGCCCTCAAGAAGGCCATGGACAACGTCAAGCCTTCCCTTGAGGTCCGCTCACGCCGTGTTGGTGGCGCAACCTACCAGGTTCCGGTCGAGGTCAAGCCGGGCCGCTCCACCGCCCTCGCACTGCGTTGGCTGGTTGGCTACTCCAAGGCCCGCCGCGAAAAGACGATGACCGAGCGCCTCCAGAACGAAATCCTGGATGCATCCAACGGTCTCGGTGCCGCTGTGAAGCGTCGCGAAGACACCCACAAGATGGCCGAGTCCAACAAGGCCTTCGCACACTACCGCTGGTAA
- the rpsL gene encoding 30S ribosomal protein S12, whose translation MPTINQLVRKGRTPKVSKTKAPALKGSPMRRGVCTRVYTTTPKKPNSALRKVARVRLNGGVEVTAYIPGVGHNLQEHSIVLVRGGRVKDLPGVRYKIVRGALDTQGVKNRKQARSRYGAKMEKK comes from the coding sequence GTGCCTACGATTAACCAGCTGGTCCGCAAGGGCCGCACGCCTAAGGTCTCAAAGACCAAGGCTCCCGCGCTTAAGGGCAGCCCCATGCGCCGCGGTGTCTGCACCCGCGTCTACACCACCACCCCGAAGAAGCCGAACTCGGCTCTGCGTAAGGTGGCCCGTGTGCGCCTCAACGGCGGCGTGGAAGTTACCGCCTACATCCCCGGTGTTGGCCACAACCTGCAGGAGCACTCCATTGTGCTCGTTCGCGGTGGTCGTGTGAAGGACCTTCCGGGTGTCCGCTACAAGATCGTCCGTGGCGCCCTCGATACCCAGGGTGTCAAGAACCGTAAGCAGGCACGCAGCCGCTACGGCGCAAAGATGGAGAAGAAGTAA